From the Colletotrichum lupini chromosome 1, complete sequence genome, the window TCGAGCCCATGCCGTACTGGGAACCATGGGAGATTTGACGTCCCGAAGGAACCAGAGGAGGCGGGCGAGGAAAGCCACCACCGGGTCCTTCAAAGTTGCCGTAATGACCAGCGGAGCGAGTAGTCGGGCTGCGGAAAGGAGTGCTGCCTCCGTTGAAGTTGTGGCGAGAACCAGCATTGGATCCTGAGCCGTAGCTCATGTTGTAGGACGTATCATTGTGGAAGCCACTGTTGTCTGCGTTGCCATACATGCCCGGGTGGAACTCAGGAGCATTGGGACGGAACGAGCCGCGGTGGCCCATGGCAGTGCCAGGGCGGGACGGCATGTTGAACCGGCCTCGATGGTTACTGGGTCCCTCAAAGCCATTGGGCTGCTGATATCCGCCGCTGAAACCGTTCTGAATGTCTCGAGTTTGCGAGTAAGAACCGGTATATTGAGTAGGGGTGCCGCTAGACGCGCGCGTCCAACCCGCGGAAGATATGGTGCGGTTGTCACCAGACCGACGGCCAGGGCCATACATGCCCGGGAAAGAAGTGGAAGGGGCATTATGAGCAGGTGGAAAGCCCGGAATGTTCTGCTGGTGGTAGAACGGCTGCAGAGCATTGTCCAAGGTGGGGATCATCTCATGTGATTCCGAACCAGGGGCACGACGTGCATCCTGAGACTGCTGAAGCCGCTTAGCCGACTGAGGGTGGTTCTCCTTCTCAAGCGCGGCGATGCTCTCGGTACTGAGGATGGCAATGGCCTTGGAAGAGTTCTCACGCTCTCCGTGCATCCAGCGGGAGCTAGGGCGGTCCATGAAGTCCTTGAGAGTCTGTTGTGGTGCCATTAGCAATTTCCCATAAACGAGAATCATGGAAACGAACCTGAAGCAACTCGGCAACGATCTGCTCTCTGTCTCCATTCTCTTCATCATTGCGAGGATCGAGGCGGGCCAAGAACTCGAGAACCGTGTTCTTGTGGTTCTCCTGCTCCACGTGGTAGCGCGCAAGACGATCCTCCAACTCCTCGTACTTGCGATGAATCTCAGCAACATCGCGCTTGAGCTGCTCACGTTCCTCGGAAATGATGCTAGCCTCCAGTTTATTGGAACAAAGAACCTTGTCGTTGTACTCGAGATCGATTTTGATATCTGCGACCTCATTGACAGCCTGGCGAAGAATGTCGTTAACCTTTTGCGAGTACACCTGGAGGCCATCGCAAAGGTCGTTGGCAATGTTGGCCGGAATGCCAGGAGTGCGGCGGATCGCCTGCTGAGTGGTCATAATTCCGGCTTGAACTTGCCGAGCGGGAATCCAAGCGGGCTTTCATCTCAAAGTCAGCAATTTGGTCCGGCGCAACAAACAAAAGCCAAAACAGTGAGAACCAAAGAAGAAAGGCGAAGATGGAAACTGGGAGATGAGAAGCCTGACTCAAGGTGAAGGAAGGCCCCAATCGAGGCACAATGTGACTTACATGGTCTCTGGCCAGCTCGGAGCGGCGACTCTCCCGGAGAGGGCCAGCCAAAGGTCCGTCAATATGACAGTGAGTAGCCATCTTCGCGATAATCTTGTTCGTCTTTGTGAGTTCAGAAGTTGGCTTGAGCTTTGTTTTGTCCTCGACGGGGGCAGGATGCTGTTGAATTCGTCGAGTGTCGTTGTTCAAGGAACCCGGGGTATGATGACCGGGAGTCTTGGCGCTGGGGGTACCTTCGAAGTCACGAATAGATGTAGAAGACGGCAGCGGGCCAGATCGATGTCCAAGGGTGTTTGGCTGTACTGCAGAACGCCCAGTTGGAGTTGCCAATGCCGTTCTCTCAGAGGGAAATGATGCCTTTCCTGTTGAGAAGTGCGGCGGATGCTGACTGATAGTACGACTTGGTTTCTGGTTGCTTTCCTGATCCTGACTCTTGGTGGAAGTGAGGTTTGTCGGCTGAAACTTCGGTGGCTGAGGCAACTGGTAACTCTTGTGGTTGAGCTGCGAGTTTTGGTTAGAAAGATCGGCCGCAAAGACATCAGAAGGTGATCCAGCATTGCGGACGGTGCTGTCAGAAGACGAGCTAGGAGTCGTCCGGAATGGCTCGCGTGTCGCAGCGAACTGGGGCGAATGCTCGGCGAGACAAACGCCTCCGCGCCCAGCCCGAGAGCGAGCGCTACCTGAGTCGGCCATCTTGACCACGCGAGACGGATTGAATTGGGAAGTGTGGGCGTGTAGGATGTAGTATGAAACGAAAGGTAGTGTGGAAGTATGTGGAAATACTCGAGGAATATTTCTGGACTGGTGATGGGAGGGTGAAGAGGCTGGGTGATGCAGAAGCGCCGGAAGTCTTGAAGGTAGGAAGTAGAAGTAATAGAAGGTTTGTAGGTGATACAACAAAGAAGGGTGAAAAAAAAGTTGATATCTTCCGAGAAGGCAGGTGCAGCCCACACTAGTCCCTTAAGGAGGCGCACCCGGGAAATCTTCAGGAGAATACGCACAGAAATGGGCAAGGTGAAGTGGAAGGTGAGCTCGGTGAGATCACTGGATCTATGCACCGTGTCAAACACCCACCCGCCAACCCATTTGGGTTGGTCTGTAAGTGAGCTAAAACCATTTGACACTGGAAGATTGGGGGAGGGAATGAGGCTATACGAATGAGTGAACAATGTGCAGATCCTACCCCTCGACACTTGTCTTCGTGGCCCCAGAGGGGAGAGGATATTGGCTCCCTCGGTCACCACAGCGACTCGAGCCACACAGCCTTGCTATGTGACTTTCGTCGCAGTAAGAAAGAAGGAGAGCAAACAAAACAGGCGCGGGAAGAAGACGAGTATCAGTGGTTGATGAGAAATGCTACATACCGAGATAgcaaaattaataaactcgACGGTATCGTCGGATGTTGAAGCAGGTGCGTGCCCTTTTTCTGGAGTATCGTTGAAGCTATGGAGCCAGTAATCTGCAAAGAATTGAGCAAGTCAAGCAAACTTGTCGACTCGTTCGGGCTGTATGTTGTTTCTCTCGTAAGCTGGATCTCGAGAGGGAAGAGAGAAGTGAAAGCTTACCAAAGGGGTCGATGAAGGACAATAATCTTGTTCCAGCGCTGTCACGGTGATCTCAGGAAGAAGCCTTGGTGTCCAGAGGCAAGCTCAAAATCTGTTGAGAGGCGCAAGAGCTGTGTCGTCGTCTTCTGAAGCTCCTTGAAGAGCCAGCGATATTGTCGGGCCGAAAAGCCTGGGAATAGTTGGTCAGTGAACCGCGAAAGAGAAGAAATGTGATGAGAAGACGATGGAGAACTCGATGGGAGTAGAAGTGACAGCCCTTACCTTGTTGACGTTACTCTATTGCTGTCTGTTGAGAGTGAAGGCTAAATTCGACCAAGCAGGCATCCAGACGGAACCTTTTGGAGCCGCAAGCTGGATGTGTGGATTTGAACGGAAGGAATTTCGAGAGTGTTTTCGTGATGGAATTCGAGGAGTAAGGTTGAGAGAAATATGGCGAGATAAGTATGGGTGAGAGTAGAGATGGATGGGCGTAGATGAATTGGAAGGAAGAAGTTTGGGAAAAAGGATGGTGAGGTGGGCAAAGCAAGAGGAGAAGAGAGGCAAGAAAAGTCTTCAGGTAACCTCAGAAAGGCGAGAGCACGGGAGGAACAGACTTTGTTCATGCCCTCTGGAGCGTGAGGAGACTACGGGGATGAAGTTATTTCAGGCCTATTCAAGAGGGCGAGAGCTTACGAGACGAACCTTGACCAGTTCTGAAAAGGGCGAGAGTATAGGATGAACTGAATTCATGTACCACCaggagggggagggagaCAAGTGGGATGACACTCTACCATATGTCCCCAAAGAGCGAGAGCTCAGGGGCAAGATATTCAACATGTCTTCAGAAAGGCGAGAGCCGAGGGGAAGAGATTTCATAAAGCCTCAAAAGGGCGAGAGCACGGGGGACAGTTGGTTTTCCTTCTCAACATGATATTCTTACCGGAAGAGGCGGGAGGAAGTTGTTAGCTCTCGCTGTTTTCAGGGGTTGGTGTATGTTCGTCGGCAGGCAGATTTCAATGAGAAGACAGTTGATGAGAGCAGCTTAGCTCAAGTTATGAAGCATGAATGTGGAAAGACGAGAGGGCTGTTCAAATACTGCCAAATGACCTTGTGTAATCTAAGGCTTCTAGATGTTCTAACGGAGACGCCTTGTGATGATTGATTTCATGTGAAGGTGAGATGTGCAACGAGACAACAATGCCACTTCAGACAGAAAGAAACTCACAAGACTACTGATACCAATGATAAGATTCTGTTTGGCTTTGGAAGGCAATGAGAGTGAATCAAGAGTAATAAGGAAAGTATTCCTTATCACAAGCAATAAGATGGGGGATACTGTTATTATAGCGAGTGTTCTTACACCTCCCAGAATCCAGTCAAGGCAGATGGCCTCGGTAGAGGGGGCATCTTGCAAAGCACCATGATGGGTACATGACCTGGCGATCTTTCACGCGTAAATGAAGCAGAAGCAGCCTGTTTAGCTGTGGTTGATAATTATGACATTGGTATGATTGCTTAAGGTCCGATGAAAGCCCTTACGTGTCTGGTGATCAAGGAGAAAGTGAAGAACAAAAGAGGAGAAAAAGGTAAGAACAAGTAGACTTTTGCAAGAGCCAGGCTGCTCATGCCCATGGGCTTGAGCAAAGAAGGTAGCTGCCATAGGACCGCTAGATGATAAAGAAGAGAAAAGAGCCCAAGATCTTGAGCAGCATGTGGCCAGAAGCCAAAAGGCTGGGAAATTGGGACCCTTCTAATCGCACTCAGGAGCACTACTCGTTCGAGCACAAACTAGTCTGGCAGGACCAGAGGTCGTTGTGGAGGACCAGGCTAATATGTAGGATGAAATAGATAGGCTGAAAGAAGATATAGTCCCAGAGAAGTCGATGGGGCCCACCACTAAGCCGCCGTGGTGAACAGTGACCGCGTACGCTCCCGCTCACGGAGTTATGAACATAGTCGccagttatatagcctcacAGCCAGCCCAATGGCCAGTTTGAATAACTTTAAGGATTAACGTGTCCGGAGGGCAAGTGAGACGACAACGATGAGGCCACCTGCGACTAGCCATCGCGCCAGTTCATTAAAGATCAAGCAGCATTTGCTAAGAACAATTTTAGTACCTAATGTGGTGCATAAACTACAGCTTCCTTTGTTCCTTACCCAGACGCCGTTTTGGCAACCTGTTATTCGCTCCGCATGTAATGGAGGACTTGGAAGGGAACAACCTAAGGTACAAATATCAGCCAGAAAAAAGTGGCGATCGAAATGTGTAATCAAAGCTTTTTCTGCAGATAATCAGTGCGATGTCAACCTGCTCTCCAGTGATGTTGGGGTAGGTAGGCCTTGGTGTCTGATGTGACAAAGACTTGGCAGGACGCGAACGGCGGCCTCAGGCGACTCAACGGTGCAAGTCTCGCGGTCGTCTGGGCTCGATCTAATGAGCGAGGTTTGGAGGACGATAGCATCAGCCTAGCAATCTTGTGAGCGAACGTAGAGTGACGTGATATGTTAGATCTTACTTTAGGGGGGTCCTAGACGAGTAGTTTCGGGGCCATGGATTAGCTTTCAGATCGCTCGTGTGCGAGAGAACAAACTGCTGTAGACGGCATCTACAACAGGTGACGCGTCGATCATCCTGCCTCCAAAGTAACGACCGTTGAGGCCTCTGATGGCGTTCTCGCCACCTTGGACCTTGTCGAACTTGAGGTAAATGTCGCCCTTGGAGTTCGGATCGACGGAGATGTGTACGACGCGGCCGTATTTGGTTTCTGCTTCCTGTCGAACGTCATCCTCCAGTTCCTTGACCCATTCTTCTCCCTCTTCCCTAAAAGATTGTTAGCATTGTATAAAAAGAGGGTGGGAGAAAATGGGCAACGTACTCTTCAGGGTCAAACATGTTGTGCAGGACGACGCATCGGCTGGCCATGTTCACGTTGACCGGCAGAGGCTTGGTCTCGGTCTTGGGCTTCAACACCTGTCGCTCATCTACTCCGTTGGAAGCATCATCAGTCCTGGCAAGTTTTCTCATCAGGGCATCACGGCTGTAGTTGTTAAAGTTGACACCGGCGACATCTGTGTCATCAAGGGCGCTGGCACCGCCAGACTTTTCGCTGTCTCTTCCACCCGCGCGATCGAATGCCGATGTCTGGGGGCCTCGGCCACCCGCACCAGAGAATGCAGAGCCTTGGAACTGTGGGTTTTGGCCAGGAAATCTCTGCAAGATAGTGGCAGTGCTCTCAGGGGTAAACTTATCGTTTCCGAGGCCGACGCGAATCGGGCGACCAGCGAGATCGAAGCCGTTCATCTTTTCAAGGGCCTCCCTGGCTTGGCTGGCTTCGCGGTATCTACAAACTATTAGTCAGTATTGCCCTTGAGATTCAGTAGAAGAGGACCAGAACGTACTGCACGAATCCATAGCCTCGGCTGCGTCCATTGTCGTCCTTCTGGAGTTGGACAAACTCAAGTTCGCCGAAAGGCTCAAAGACAGCCTGTAAATCCTGCTCGGTGACGTTGAAGTGAATGTTGCCCACGTAGAGGCGATGGAAGGGAATCGAGTTCGGGTGGGCGTTGGTGGTCTCGGAGTTGCGGACCTGTCGGTTCTTCTCGGCCTCTGTGAGCTGGACGATGATAGGGATACCTAACAATTTCTGTCCGGTAAGTTGAAGCGCTTGAGTGACTGAATCCTCGTTTTTGAATTCAACATAACCGACTCTGTACATGTGGTTAGCAACTCTTCAGCTAAAGTCAGGTTGGTTGAACTTCAACTTACCCCTTGGATCTTTGGCTAATGCGATCTTTGACAATCTGAGCCTCATTGACGGGGCCGACCTTCTCGAAGAATGCCTTTAGGTCGCGGGTGCGAAGACGGGCGGCGAGCTGCTGGACAAAGACAGTGCGGCGATCGCGTTCATCTTCAGTAAGTTGTGGTGCTGCCTCACGCTTG encodes:
- a CDS encoding CC1-like family splicing factor, with the protein product MSGLDVEALLDATAKSSTETKTHDVEERTNGDRSERKERDRGRDGSRDRDYDSRRRDHERRDRDRRDRSTTRSRRGTPDDIKTSTPRSDAGSHKSRRRSKSRDDDRRRSRRHRGDGDYYRGGRARSRSRSPHRSYRSSRDDYRERRDRSDRYSGDHRRARDDDRQETSKREAAPQLTEDERDRRTVFVQQLAARLRTRDLKAFFEKVGPVNEAQIVKDRISQRSKGVGYVEFKNEDSVTQALQLTGQKLLGIPIIVQLTEAEKNRQVRNSETTNAHPNSIPFHRLYVGNIHFNVTEQDLQAVFEPFGELEFVQLQKDDNGRSRGYGFVQYREASQAREALEKMNGFDLAGRPIRVGLGNDKFTPESTATILQRFPGQNPQFQGSAFSGAGGRGPQTSAFDRAGGRDSEKSGGASALDDTDVAGVNFNNYSRDALMRKLARTDDASNGVDERQVLKPKTETKPLPVNVNMASRCVVLHNMFDPEEEEGEEWVKELEDDVRQEAETKYGRVVHISVDPNSKGDIYLKFDKVQGGENAIRGLNGRYFGGRMIDASPVVDAVYSSLFSRTRAI